A DNA window from Brassica napus cultivar Da-Ae chromosome C1, Da-Ae, whole genome shotgun sequence contains the following coding sequences:
- the LOC125580753 gene encoding uncharacterized protein LOC125580753, translated as MSLNAMFNAPARISQPHLHPDKLNGALWFSIDPSVNAFIRATWQAYYMGPWKSWRSVPDERRDSWWQTFVQNFYWEQQFNDLVYALWKKETWTSIGERISTKKRKNKQPKYINENDWTTLMKYWATEPAKKKSKDAAKSRKSDPLGKGVYKNNAGPVGFARIEYNMVISLVFISYTFA; from the exons ATGTCTCTCAATGCCATGTTCAATGCTCCTGCTAGGATATCCCAGCCACACCTCCATCCTGATAAGCTCAATGGAGCTTTATG GTTCTCTATTGACCCATCAGTGAATGCTTTCATCCGTGCAACATGGCAAGCATACTACATGGGACCTTGGAAGAGTTGGAGGTCTGTCCCTGACGAAAGGAGGGATTCATGGTGGCAGACGTTTGTG CAAAATTTCTACTGGGAGCAACAGTTTAATGACTTGGTCTATGCTCTCTGGAAGAAGGAAACATGGACTTCGATTGGTGAACGGATTAGCACCAAGAAGAGGAAAAACAAGCAGCCAAAGTACATCAATGAGAATGACTGGACGACCCTTATGAAGTATTGGGCGACAGAACCAGCCAAGAAGAAGAGCAAAGACGCTGCTAAAAGCCGCAAGTCTGACCCTCTGGGTAAAGGGGTATACAAGAACAATGCAGGACCGGTTGGTTTTGCAAGAATTGAATACAACATGGTAATTTCCCTTGTCTTTATTTCTTACACATTTgcctaa